Proteins from a genomic interval of Neodiprion lecontei isolate iyNeoLeco1 chromosome 2, iyNeoLeco1.1, whole genome shotgun sequence:
- the LOC107223002 gene encoding uncharacterized protein LOC107223002 — protein sequence MGKFAVVLCLLAIVYGTSCSEADITKIVTRMILKVDREIIAIYNAQSAMADELDYVKSNASAIESTVNGTVVGMVSKYEAQWNTLVSSTSVDYDTCDVSWSDEYTKADALVDEICDCIECYVSSAESSCQTFSDYVDEAADFLLLKLRKIAAADDESIFNFYTDVTGAGSNITHEALLLNTVAAMENKFAKTSSDFSYKVFNCLNATAVVNFATAVKDYYIDAETCLTDLESSST from the exons ATGGGAAAATTCGCGGTTGTCTTGTGCCTCCTGGCCATTGTTTAT GGTACCAGCTGCAGCGAAGCTGATATTACCAAAATTGTTACCCGCATGATTCTGAAGGTAGACAGGGAAATCATCGCGATCTACAACGCACAATCAGCGATGGCCGATGAATTGGATTACGTGAAATCCAACGCTTCGGCTATTGAGAGCACTGTAAATGGAACTGTGGTAGGAATGGTCAGCAAG TACGAAGCGCAGTGGAATACCTTGGTGAGTTCCACCAGTGTCGATTACGACACGTGCGATGTCTCGTGGTCGGATGAGTACACGAAGGCTGATGCTCTCGTAGACGAAATATGCGATTGCATCGAGTGCTACGTGTCCAGTGCAGAGTCCTCTTGCCAGACGTTCAGCGACTACGTCGATGAAGCCGCAGACTTTCTGCTGCTGAAGTTACGGAAGATCGCGGCGGCCGACGATGAATCGATATTCAATTTCTACACCGACGTGACAGGC GCTGGATCGAACATCACCCATGAGGCTTTGTTATTAAACACCGTCGCGGCAATGGAAAACAAATTCGCCAAGACGTCCAGCGATTTTTCCTACAAGGTGTTCAATTGCTTGAACGCAACTGCGGTGGTGAATTTCGCAACGGCTGTGAAAGACTATTACATCGATGCGGAAACTTGTTTGACGGATTTGGAAAGCAGTTCTACATAG
- the LOC107223004 gene encoding uncharacterized protein LOC107223004: MVKFASALCLLVAVSGIKGSNETTSAVSAITSELTNYNSTANQTIVTMKVYIVNMATIAENAVEKLNSSMAAAITKSKAQWEELVNSTTIDMSSCEVLLLDEYSEAAAEILANTTACIDSLTAETNASFNIVSADFETCRTSLLTLQKDASDCSSYNESAAHTCLESVGETTDDSACTNITTNLKAFTEKYQTFSDSVSDCVNSNAITSFNATLKEDLDVAVECALKLLGTAS; this comes from the exons ATGGTGAAATTCGCAAGTGCCTTGTGCCTGCTAGTCGCCGTTTCC GGTATCAAAGGCTCAAATGAAACCACTTCAGCTGTTTCAGCGATCACTTCGGAGTTGACAAATTATAACAGCACCGCTAATCAAACAATTGTAACGATGAAAGTTTATATAGTTAACATGGCAACGATTGCTGAAAATGCTGTGGAAAAACTGAACAGCTCCATGGCAGCAGCTATCACAAAG TCTAAGGCGCAGTGGGAGGAGTTAGTGAACAGTACTACTATCGATATGAGCTCATGTGAAGTCTTATTATTGGATGAGTACTCAGAGGCCGCAGCTGAAATTTTAGCCAATACAACCGCCTGCATCGATTCTTTAACGGCGGAGACAAATGCCAGCTTCAACATCGTCTCTGCTGATTTTGAAACATGCCGCACCTCTTTGCTCACTCTACAAAAAGATGCTTCTGATTGCAGCTCCTACAATGAGTCAGCTGCCCATACATGTTTAGAATCA GTCGGAGAGACGACGGACGATTCGGCCTGTACAAACATTACGACAAATCTGAAGGCATTTACTGAGAAATACCAAACCTTTTCGGACTCGGTGTCAGACTGCGTTAACTCGAACGCTATCACAAGTTTCAATGCCACCTTGAAGGAGGATTTGGATGTAGCAGTCGAATGTGCATTGAAACTGCTTGGAACGGCGTCATAA
- the LOC107223003 gene encoding uncharacterized protein LOC107223003 has translation METFATTLCILLTAYGVQARMSTLEAASVASIISLFEKRGYNSMNSSTLLETKITNSTSFSETLGNSTLTTMNETLVTQIETTSEDLDALVVSSSVNVSSCIPSLTNATATATEIVANATTCWNNLITELDSVNKASLTTIADFISDWDDPMTDLYTCYTADPASDMECLFDLQDDFNAVIARWYTVANLANTTMGSYLEFLVGVPSCNYAAEIATLVTYVTDLYNDAVNCTATLEEA, from the exons ATGGAAACATTCGCAACTACTTTGTGCATTCTGCTCACTGCATAC GGTGTTCAAGCTAGAATGTCAACCTTGGAAGCGGCTAGCGTCGCCTCAATAATTTCGCTGTTTGAGAAGCGGGGATATAATTCCATGAATTCATCTACGCTATTGGAAACGAAGATTACAAATAGTACGAGCTTCTCAGAAACTCTTGGTAATTCAACTTTGACTACCATGAACGAGACATTGGTTACACAGATCGAAACG ACTTCGGAAGACTTGGATGCACTAGTAGTTTCGTCTTCGGTTAACGTTTCCTCGTGCATTCCTTCACTGACGAATGCTACCGCTACAGCGACAGAAATTGTTGCCAATGCAACGACCTGCTGGAATAATTTGATAACTGAACTGGATTCCGTCAACAAAGCGTCTCTGACGACAATCGCGGACTTCATAAGCGATTGGGACGACCCGATGACAGACTTATATACATGTTACACGGCCGATCCCGCTAGTGATATGGAGTGCCTATTTGAC CTTCAAGATGACTTCAACGCTGTCATCGCAAGATGGTACACTGTCGCGAATTTGGCAAACACGACCATGGGGAGCTACCTAGAGTTTCTGGTTGGGGTACCATCCTGCAACTACGCAGCCGAAATTGCAACGCTCGTAACGTATGTAACAGATCTTTACAACGATGCAGTAAACTGCACTGCAACACTGGAAGAAGCGTAA